From Salarias fasciatus unplaced genomic scaffold, fSalaFa1.1, whole genome shotgun sequence, a single genomic window includes:
- the LOC115384724 gene encoding nucleoside diphosphate kinase A2-like, whose translation MAEQKERTFIAVKPDGVQRGLIGDIIKRFEQKGFKLVGMKMIQASRDLLSDHYVDLKDRPFFPTLIDYMSSGPVVAMVWEGKGVVKTGRVMLGATNPADSSPGTIRGDFCIDVSKNIIHGSDSVDSAKTEISLWFKDDELVSYTSCAFSWLY comes from the exons ATGGCCGAACAGAAGGAGCGCACCTTCATCGCCGTGAAGCCGGACGGCGTGCAGAGGGGCCTGATCGGCGACATCATCAAGAGGTTCGAGCAGAAGGGCTTCAAGCTGGTGGGCATGAAGATGATCCAG GCGTCTCGGGACCTCCTGTCCGATCACTACGTGGACCTGAAGGACCGGCCCTTCTTCCCCACGCTCATCGATTACATGAGCTCTGGTCCTGTGGTGGCCATG gtgtgGGAGGGGAAAGGCGTGGTGAAGACGGGCCGCGTGATGCTGGGTGCCACCAACCCGGCCGACTCCAGCCCCGGGACCATCCGAGGAGACTTCTGCATCGACGTGAGCAA GAACATCATCCACGGCAGCGACTCGGTGGACAGCGCCAAGACGGAGATCTCCCTGTGGTTCAAGGACGACGAGCTGGTCAGCTACACCAGCTGTGCCTTCAGCTGGCTGtactga
- the LOC115384722 gene encoding MBT domain-containing protein 1-like isoform X3: protein MEDTRDLAERTPRSERKRRDSFGMFDGYDSCSEESTSSSSSEDSEDEVVPSIPASLPIIKNNGQVYTYPDGKAGMATCEMCGMVGVRDAFYSKTKRFCSVSCSRSYSSNSKKASILARLQGKPPTKKAKVLQKQPLVAKLAAYAQYQASQQNQAKSKAVVPAESFDWGRYICSNNTVGAPVSCFKHAPMGTCWGDIEEGVRIEVPNSDTSLSTKVYWIAEIIKLAGFKALLRYEGFDNDTSKDFWCNLCIPEVHQVGWCASSGKPLVPPKSIQHKYSNWKVFLVKRLTGAKTLPPDFNTKVHENMQFPFKKLMRVEVVDKNYLCRTRVALVEQVIGGRLRLVYEESEDGSDDFWCHMQSPLIHNIGWSRSIGHRFKRSDFTKKFEGQMDAPPQLFPKVRDVDQSSDWFKDGMKLEAIDPLNLSAICVATVRKVLADGYLMIGIDGSEAVDGSDWFCYHGTSPSIFPVGFCEINNIELTPPRGYTKLPFKWFDYLRETGSRAAPVRLFNKEVPNHGFRQGMKLEAVDLMEPRLVCVATVTRIIHRLLRIHFDGWEDEYDQWVDCESPDLYPVGWCQLTGYQLQPPAAQSSREMPQSVPKQKKKAQQYKGQKKKSLLRMKEEPDEFTFSQGTSDQESNGSGSYYIKQEP from the exons ATGGAAGACACACGGGATTTG GCTGAACGCACGCCACGTTCAGAGCGGAAGCGGCGAGACTCGTTTGGGATGTTCGATGGCTACGACAGCTGCAGCGAGgagtccaccagcagctccagctcggAAGACAGCGAGGACGAGGTGGTGCCCTCCATCCCCGCCAGCCTGCCCATCATCAAGAACAATGGCCAGGTGTACACCTACCCCGACGGCAAGGCCGGAATGG CCACCTGTGAGATGTGCGGCATGGTGGGAGTCCGCGATGCCTTCTACTCTAAAACCAAGCGTTTCTGCAGCGTGTCCTGCTCCAGGAGTTACTCCTCCAACTCCAAGAAGGCCAGCATCCTGGCCCGGCTGCAG GGCAAACCACCCACCAAAAAGGCGAAGGTCCTGCAGAAACAGCCTCTGGTGGCCAAGCTGGCAGCGTACGCTCAGTACCAGGCCagccagcagaaccaggccaaGTCCAAAGCCG TGGTCCCAGCGGAGAGCTTCGACTGGGGGAGGTATATCTGTAGCAATAACACGGTGGGAGCGCCGGTCAGCTGCTTCAAACAT GCTCCCATGGGGACGTGCTGGGGGGACATCGAGGAGGGCGTGAGGATCGAAGTGCCCAACTCCGACACCAGTCTCTCCACCAAGGTCTACTGGATCGCAGAGATCATCAAGCTAGCAG GGTTCAAGGCTCTCCTGCGGTACGAGGGCTTCGACAACGACACCAGTAAAGACTTCTGGTGTAACCTCTGCATCCCCGAGGTGCACCAGGTGGGCTGGTGTGCGTCCAGCGGAAAACCCCTCGTACCTCCcaaaa GCATACAGCATAAGTACTCCAACTGGAAAGTCTTTCTGGTGAAGCGTCTCACTGGAGCTAAAACACTGCCGCCGGACTTCAACACCAAG GTGCACGAAAACATGCAGTTCCCCTTTAAGAAGCTGATGCGCGTGGAGGTGGTGGACAAGAACTACCTGTGCCGGACGCGGGTGGCCCTGGTGGAGCAGGTGATCGGGGGCCGCCTGCGGCTGGTCTACGAGGAGAGCGAGGACGGCTCCGACGACTTCTGGTGCCACATGCAGAGCCCGCTCATCCACAACATCGGCTGGTCCCGGAGCATCGGACACCGCTTCAAACGATCCG ACTTCACCAAGAAATTCGAGGGTCAAATGGacgctcctcctcagctcttccCAAAG gtgcGAGACGTGGACCAGAGCTCGGACTGGTTCAAAGACGGGATGAAGCTGGAAGCCATCGACCCCCTCAACCTCTCCGCCATCTGTGTAGCCACAGTCCGAAAG GTGCTGGCGGACGGGTACCTCATGATCGGCATCGACGGCTCCGAGGCGGTGGACGGCTCCGACTGGTTCTGCTACCACGGCACCTCGCCCTCCATCTTCCCCGTGGGCTTCTGTGAAATCAACAACATCGAGCTGACGCCCCCCAGAG GGTACACCAAGCTGCCGTTCAAATGGTTCGACTACCTCAGAGAGACGGGCTCCCGGGCCGCCCCCGTCCGCCTCTTCAACAAGGAGGTCCCCAACCACGGCTTCCGGCAGGGCATGAAGCTGGAGGCCGTGGACCTGATGGAGCCGCGGCTGGTGTGCGTCGCCACGGTGACCAGGATCATCCACCGCCTGCTGAGGATCCACTTCGACGGCTGGGAGGACGAGTACGACCAGTGGGTGGACTGCGAGTCCCCGGACCTCTACCCCGTGGGCTGGTGTCAGCTGACCGGGTACCAGCTGCAGCCGCCCGCCGCGCAGA gtaGCAGGGAGATGCCGCAGTCGGTGCccaagcagaagaagaaggctcAGCAGTACAAAGGCCAAAAGAAGA AGTCTCTCctgaggatgaaggaggagccGGACGAGTTCACCTTCTCCCAGGGAACGTCGGACCAGGAGAGCAACGGCTCGGGCAGCTACTACATCAAGCAGGAGCCCTGA
- the LOC115384722 gene encoding MBT domain-containing protein 1-like isoform X1, with protein sequence MEDTRDLAERTPRSERKRRDSFGMFDGYDSCSEESTSSSSSEDSEDEVVPSIPASLPIIKNNGQVYTYPDGKAGMATCEMCGMVGVRDAFYSKTKRFCSVSCSRSYSSNSKKASILARLQGKPPTKKAKVLQKQPLVAKLAAYAQYQASQQNQAKSKAVVPAESFDWGRYICSNNTVGAPVSCFKHAPMGTCWGDIEEGVRIEVPNSDTSLSTKVYWIAEIIKLAGFKALLRYEGFDNDTSKDFWCNLCIPEVHQVGWCASSGKPLVPPKSIQHKYSNWKVFLVKRLTGAKTLPPDFNTKVHENMQFPFKKLMRVEVVDKNYLCRTRVALVEQVIGGRLRLVYEESEDGSDDFWCHMQSPLIHNIGWSRSIGHRFKRSDFTKKFEGQMDAPPQLFPKVRDVDQSSDWFKDGMKLEAIDPLNLSAICVATVRKVLADGYLMIGIDGSEAVDGSDWFCYHGTSPSIFPVGFCEINNIELTPPRGYTKLPFKWFDYLRETGSRAAPVRLFNKEVPNHGFRQGMKLEAVDLMEPRLVCVATVTRIIHRLLRIHFDGWEDEYDQWVDCESPDLYPVGWCQLTGYQLQPPAAQSSREMPQSVPKQKKKAQQYKGQKKSECPVSSLLIGPIAPSPVPPVPPSPVSCVSVPSPESLLRMKEEPDEFTFSQGTSDQESNGSGSYYIKQEP encoded by the exons ATGGAAGACACACGGGATTTG GCTGAACGCACGCCACGTTCAGAGCGGAAGCGGCGAGACTCGTTTGGGATGTTCGATGGCTACGACAGCTGCAGCGAGgagtccaccagcagctccagctcggAAGACAGCGAGGACGAGGTGGTGCCCTCCATCCCCGCCAGCCTGCCCATCATCAAGAACAATGGCCAGGTGTACACCTACCCCGACGGCAAGGCCGGAATGG CCACCTGTGAGATGTGCGGCATGGTGGGAGTCCGCGATGCCTTCTACTCTAAAACCAAGCGTTTCTGCAGCGTGTCCTGCTCCAGGAGTTACTCCTCCAACTCCAAGAAGGCCAGCATCCTGGCCCGGCTGCAG GGCAAACCACCCACCAAAAAGGCGAAGGTCCTGCAGAAACAGCCTCTGGTGGCCAAGCTGGCAGCGTACGCTCAGTACCAGGCCagccagcagaaccaggccaaGTCCAAAGCCG TGGTCCCAGCGGAGAGCTTCGACTGGGGGAGGTATATCTGTAGCAATAACACGGTGGGAGCGCCGGTCAGCTGCTTCAAACAT GCTCCCATGGGGACGTGCTGGGGGGACATCGAGGAGGGCGTGAGGATCGAAGTGCCCAACTCCGACACCAGTCTCTCCACCAAGGTCTACTGGATCGCAGAGATCATCAAGCTAGCAG GGTTCAAGGCTCTCCTGCGGTACGAGGGCTTCGACAACGACACCAGTAAAGACTTCTGGTGTAACCTCTGCATCCCCGAGGTGCACCAGGTGGGCTGGTGTGCGTCCAGCGGAAAACCCCTCGTACCTCCcaaaa GCATACAGCATAAGTACTCCAACTGGAAAGTCTTTCTGGTGAAGCGTCTCACTGGAGCTAAAACACTGCCGCCGGACTTCAACACCAAG GTGCACGAAAACATGCAGTTCCCCTTTAAGAAGCTGATGCGCGTGGAGGTGGTGGACAAGAACTACCTGTGCCGGACGCGGGTGGCCCTGGTGGAGCAGGTGATCGGGGGCCGCCTGCGGCTGGTCTACGAGGAGAGCGAGGACGGCTCCGACGACTTCTGGTGCCACATGCAGAGCCCGCTCATCCACAACATCGGCTGGTCCCGGAGCATCGGACACCGCTTCAAACGATCCG ACTTCACCAAGAAATTCGAGGGTCAAATGGacgctcctcctcagctcttccCAAAG gtgcGAGACGTGGACCAGAGCTCGGACTGGTTCAAAGACGGGATGAAGCTGGAAGCCATCGACCCCCTCAACCTCTCCGCCATCTGTGTAGCCACAGTCCGAAAG GTGCTGGCGGACGGGTACCTCATGATCGGCATCGACGGCTCCGAGGCGGTGGACGGCTCCGACTGGTTCTGCTACCACGGCACCTCGCCCTCCATCTTCCCCGTGGGCTTCTGTGAAATCAACAACATCGAGCTGACGCCCCCCAGAG GGTACACCAAGCTGCCGTTCAAATGGTTCGACTACCTCAGAGAGACGGGCTCCCGGGCCGCCCCCGTCCGCCTCTTCAACAAGGAGGTCCCCAACCACGGCTTCCGGCAGGGCATGAAGCTGGAGGCCGTGGACCTGATGGAGCCGCGGCTGGTGTGCGTCGCCACGGTGACCAGGATCATCCACCGCCTGCTGAGGATCCACTTCGACGGCTGGGAGGACGAGTACGACCAGTGGGTGGACTGCGAGTCCCCGGACCTCTACCCCGTGGGCTGGTGTCAGCTGACCGGGTACCAGCTGCAGCCGCCCGCCGCGCAGA gtaGCAGGGAGATGCCGCAGTCGGTGCccaagcagaagaagaaggctcAGCAGTACAAAGGCCAAAAGAAGAGTGAGTGTCCTGTTTCCTCCCTGCTGATTGGTCCAATCGCCccgtcccctgtcccccccgtccccccgtcccccgtctcATGTGTCTCTGTCCCGTCTCCAGAGTCTCTCctgaggatgaaggaggagccGGACGAGTTCACCTTCTCCCAGGGAACGTCGGACCAGGAGAGCAACGGCTCGGGCAGCTACTACATCAAGCAGGAGCCCTGA
- the LOC115384722 gene encoding MBT domain-containing protein 1-like isoform X2 yields MFDGYDSCSEESTSSSSSEDSEDEVVPSIPASLPIIKNNGQVYTYPDGKAGMATCEMCGMVGVRDAFYSKTKRFCSVSCSRSYSSNSKKASILARLQGKPPTKKAKVLQKQPLVAKLAAYAQYQASQQNQAKSKAVVPAESFDWGRYICSNNTVGAPVSCFKHAPMGTCWGDIEEGVRIEVPNSDTSLSTKVYWIAEIIKLAGFKALLRYEGFDNDTSKDFWCNLCIPEVHQVGWCASSGKPLVPPKSIQHKYSNWKVFLVKRLTGAKTLPPDFNTKVHENMQFPFKKLMRVEVVDKNYLCRTRVALVEQVIGGRLRLVYEESEDGSDDFWCHMQSPLIHNIGWSRSIGHRFKRSDFTKKFEGQMDAPPQLFPKVRDVDQSSDWFKDGMKLEAIDPLNLSAICVATVRKVLADGYLMIGIDGSEAVDGSDWFCYHGTSPSIFPVGFCEINNIELTPPRGYTKLPFKWFDYLRETGSRAAPVRLFNKEVPNHGFRQGMKLEAVDLMEPRLVCVATVTRIIHRLLRIHFDGWEDEYDQWVDCESPDLYPVGWCQLTGYQLQPPAAQTGRCRSRCPSRRRRLSSTKAKRRSLS; encoded by the exons ATGTTCGATGGCTACGACAGCTGCAGCGAGgagtccaccagcagctccagctcggAAGACAGCGAGGACGAGGTGGTGCCCTCCATCCCCGCCAGCCTGCCCATCATCAAGAACAATGGCCAGGTGTACACCTACCCCGACGGCAAGGCCGGAATGG CCACCTGTGAGATGTGCGGCATGGTGGGAGTCCGCGATGCCTTCTACTCTAAAACCAAGCGTTTCTGCAGCGTGTCCTGCTCCAGGAGTTACTCCTCCAACTCCAAGAAGGCCAGCATCCTGGCCCGGCTGCAG GGCAAACCACCCACCAAAAAGGCGAAGGTCCTGCAGAAACAGCCTCTGGTGGCCAAGCTGGCAGCGTACGCTCAGTACCAGGCCagccagcagaaccaggccaaGTCCAAAGCCG TGGTCCCAGCGGAGAGCTTCGACTGGGGGAGGTATATCTGTAGCAATAACACGGTGGGAGCGCCGGTCAGCTGCTTCAAACAT GCTCCCATGGGGACGTGCTGGGGGGACATCGAGGAGGGCGTGAGGATCGAAGTGCCCAACTCCGACACCAGTCTCTCCACCAAGGTCTACTGGATCGCAGAGATCATCAAGCTAGCAG GGTTCAAGGCTCTCCTGCGGTACGAGGGCTTCGACAACGACACCAGTAAAGACTTCTGGTGTAACCTCTGCATCCCCGAGGTGCACCAGGTGGGCTGGTGTGCGTCCAGCGGAAAACCCCTCGTACCTCCcaaaa GCATACAGCATAAGTACTCCAACTGGAAAGTCTTTCTGGTGAAGCGTCTCACTGGAGCTAAAACACTGCCGCCGGACTTCAACACCAAG GTGCACGAAAACATGCAGTTCCCCTTTAAGAAGCTGATGCGCGTGGAGGTGGTGGACAAGAACTACCTGTGCCGGACGCGGGTGGCCCTGGTGGAGCAGGTGATCGGGGGCCGCCTGCGGCTGGTCTACGAGGAGAGCGAGGACGGCTCCGACGACTTCTGGTGCCACATGCAGAGCCCGCTCATCCACAACATCGGCTGGTCCCGGAGCATCGGACACCGCTTCAAACGATCCG ACTTCACCAAGAAATTCGAGGGTCAAATGGacgctcctcctcagctcttccCAAAG gtgcGAGACGTGGACCAGAGCTCGGACTGGTTCAAAGACGGGATGAAGCTGGAAGCCATCGACCCCCTCAACCTCTCCGCCATCTGTGTAGCCACAGTCCGAAAG GTGCTGGCGGACGGGTACCTCATGATCGGCATCGACGGCTCCGAGGCGGTGGACGGCTCCGACTGGTTCTGCTACCACGGCACCTCGCCCTCCATCTTCCCCGTGGGCTTCTGTGAAATCAACAACATCGAGCTGACGCCCCCCAGAG GGTACACCAAGCTGCCGTTCAAATGGTTCGACTACCTCAGAGAGACGGGCTCCCGGGCCGCCCCCGTCCGCCTCTTCAACAAGGAGGTCCCCAACCACGGCTTCCGGCAGGGCATGAAGCTGGAGGCCGTGGACCTGATGGAGCCGCGGCTGGTGTGCGTCGCCACGGTGACCAGGATCATCCACCGCCTGCTGAGGATCCACTTCGACGGCTGGGAGGACGAGTACGACCAGTGGGTGGACTGCGAGTCCCCGGACCTCTACCCCGTGGGCTGGTGTCAGCTGACCGGGTACCAGCTGCAGCCGCCCGCCGCGCAGA CAGGGAGATGCCGCAGTCGGTGCccaagcagaagaagaaggctcAGCAGTACAAAGGCCAAAAGAAGA AGTCTCTCctga
- the LOC115384723 gene encoding tudor and KH domain-containing protein-like isoform X1: MDVGVSKSHVFVNYSPRALLSQWSLPAGVRRLMDAVKEGRSGLGPARALAVAAGLSLGATVGYMLYRHVSGTSTEPDPDPTVSTVTLPLEAYRSLSRQQGQFVDLVAHKSGAQVKVVSSCEDAGDQADQADLSVQLQGTTEQVLLARCVLENLVADCEPVSEVLEVPQTCLGRIIGRGGESLKTITRTTGTKVWCSRKRSGGPGAMERVTISGSRREVQQAKELILEKVSEHQTVRTMISKSSAQRHRRGQTVSTPPEAPPLCLNNNGPVCKEKNGALYPPGTNGGPGGVLKETGELSLCCSDSRGEEEEEEEEEEEEEEEESPSTESLLETSKFEIPSPDLSFQPDEHLEVYVSAAENPSHFWIQILGVRSLQLDKLTEEMTRFYGSASPTDQAVESLLVGDIVAAPYQDHGTWNRARVLGVLDSGLVDLYYVDFGDNGELPRDGLRRMRSDFLSLPFQAIECSLADVRPKGDTWTEDALDLFDQLTHCAQWRPLQAKLCSYSHSEASSWPSVRLYDDSQGKMLDIGEELILRDHAVRFQETLDGKTEGENLGCLQRMLEDVIGASSELSLSCISLSEAASISGSVDDVIEDELL, translated from the exons ATGGACGTTGGAGTGTCCAAGTCCCACGTCTTTGTCAACTACAGCCCCAGAGCGCTGCTGTCCCA GTGGAGCCTCCCGGCCGGCGTTCGGCGACTCATGGACGCAGTGAAGGAGGGACGGAGCGGCCTGGGCCCGGCCAGGGCCCTGGCCGTGGCCGCGGGCCTGTCGCTGGGCGCCACGGTGGGCTACATGCTGTACCGGCACGTCAGCGGAACCAGCACCG AGCCGGACCCGGACCCCACCGTGTCCACCGTGACCCTGCCGCTGGAGGCGTACCGGAGCCTGTCCAGACAGCAGGGCCAGTTCGTGGACCTG GTGGCCCACAAGTCCGGGGCCCAGGTGAAGGTGGTGTCCTCCTGCGAGGACGCCGGGGACCAGGCGGACCAGGCGGACCTGTCCGTCCAGCTGCAGGGCACCACGGAGCAGGTCCTGCTGGCCCGCTGCGTCCTGGAGAACCTGGTCGCCGACTGTGAGCCCGTCTCCGAGGTGCTGGAGGTCCCTCAGACCTGCCTGGGCCGGATCATAG ggcGTGGTGGAGAGAGCTTGAAGACGATCACCAGGACTACAGGGACCAAGGTGTGGTGCTCCAGAAAGAGGTCCGGCGGCCCCGGGGCCATGGAGAGGGTGACCATCTCAGGGAGCAGGCGGGAGGTGCAGCAGGCCAag GAGCTGATCCTGGAGAAGGTCTCTGAGCACCAGACGGTGAGGACCATGATCTCCAAGTCCTCGGCTCAGCGCCACAGACGGGGACAGACGGTCTCCACCCCGCCCGAAGCTCCGCCCCTCTGCCTGAACAACAACGGGCCCGTCTGCAAGGAGAAGAACGGGGCCCTCTACCCCCCCGGGACCAACGGGGGGCCAGGGGGGGTCCTGAAGGAGACGGGGGAGctgagcctctgctgctccgacagcaggggggaggaggaggaggaggaggaggaagaggaggaagaggaggaagaggagagcccCTCCACAGAGTCGCTGCTGGAAACCTCCAAGTTTGAAA tccccaGCCCTGACCTGAGCTTCCAGCCCGACGAGCACCTGGAGGTCTACGTGTCTGCGGCGGAGAACCCGAGCCACTTCTGGATCCAGATCCTGGGGGTCCGCTCGCTGCAGCTGGACAAGCTGACTGAGGAAATGACCCGGTTCTACGGCAGCGCCAGCCCCACC gaccaggccgTGGAGTCCCTGCTGGTCGGGGACATCGTGGCGGCGCCGTACCAGGACCACGGCACCTGGAACAGGGCCCGGGTCCTGGGCGTGCTGGACTCCGGCCTGGTGGACCTCTACTACGTGGACTTCGGGGACAATGGGGAGCTGCCCAGAGACGGCCTCCGGCGCATGAG GAGCGACTTCCTCAGCTTGCCCTTCCAGGCCATCGAGTGCAGTTTGGCCGACGTGAGGCCCAAAG GAGACACCTGGACCGAGGACGCCCTGGACCTCTTCGACCAGCTGACCCACTGCGCCCAGTGGAGACCCCTGCAGGCCAAACTGTGCAGCTACTCCCACTCCGAGGCCTCGTCCTGGCCCAGCGTCAGGCTCTACGACGACAGCCAGGGCAAG ATGCTGGACATCGGCGAGGAGCTGATTCTCCGGGACCACGCCGTCCGCTTCCAGGAGACTCTGGACGGGAAGACGGAGGGCGAGAACCTGGGCTGCCTGCAGAGGATGCTg gaggACGTGATCGGAGCATCGTCTGAGCTCAGTCtgtcctgcatcagtctgtcaG AAGCTGCGTCCATCTCGGGAAGCGTTGACGACGTGATCGAGGACGAGCTGCTCTGA
- the LOC115384723 gene encoding tudor and KH domain-containing protein-like isoform X2 gives MDAVKEGRSGLGPARALAVAAGLSLGATVGYMLYRHVSGTSTEPDPDPTVSTVTLPLEAYRSLSRQQGQFVDLVAHKSGAQVKVVSSCEDAGDQADQADLSVQLQGTTEQVLLARCVLENLVADCEPVSEVLEVPQTCLGRIIGRGGESLKTITRTTGTKVWCSRKRSGGPGAMERVTISGSRREVQQAKELILEKVSEHQTVRTMISKSSAQRHRRGQTVSTPPEAPPLCLNNNGPVCKEKNGALYPPGTNGGPGGVLKETGELSLCCSDSRGEEEEEEEEEEEEEEEESPSTESLLETSKFEIPSPDLSFQPDEHLEVYVSAAENPSHFWIQILGVRSLQLDKLTEEMTRFYGSASPTDQAVESLLVGDIVAAPYQDHGTWNRARVLGVLDSGLVDLYYVDFGDNGELPRDGLRRMRSDFLSLPFQAIECSLADVRPKGDTWTEDALDLFDQLTHCAQWRPLQAKLCSYSHSEASSWPSVRLYDDSQGKMLDIGEELILRDHAVRFQETLDGKTEGENLGCLQRMLEDVIGASSELSLSCISLSEAASISGSVDDVIEDELL, from the exons ATGGACGCAGTGAAGGAGGGACGGAGCGGCCTGGGCCCGGCCAGGGCCCTGGCCGTGGCCGCGGGCCTGTCGCTGGGCGCCACGGTGGGCTACATGCTGTACCGGCACGTCAGCGGAACCAGCACCG AGCCGGACCCGGACCCCACCGTGTCCACCGTGACCCTGCCGCTGGAGGCGTACCGGAGCCTGTCCAGACAGCAGGGCCAGTTCGTGGACCTG GTGGCCCACAAGTCCGGGGCCCAGGTGAAGGTGGTGTCCTCCTGCGAGGACGCCGGGGACCAGGCGGACCAGGCGGACCTGTCCGTCCAGCTGCAGGGCACCACGGAGCAGGTCCTGCTGGCCCGCTGCGTCCTGGAGAACCTGGTCGCCGACTGTGAGCCCGTCTCCGAGGTGCTGGAGGTCCCTCAGACCTGCCTGGGCCGGATCATAG ggcGTGGTGGAGAGAGCTTGAAGACGATCACCAGGACTACAGGGACCAAGGTGTGGTGCTCCAGAAAGAGGTCCGGCGGCCCCGGGGCCATGGAGAGGGTGACCATCTCAGGGAGCAGGCGGGAGGTGCAGCAGGCCAag GAGCTGATCCTGGAGAAGGTCTCTGAGCACCAGACGGTGAGGACCATGATCTCCAAGTCCTCGGCTCAGCGCCACAGACGGGGACAGACGGTCTCCACCCCGCCCGAAGCTCCGCCCCTCTGCCTGAACAACAACGGGCCCGTCTGCAAGGAGAAGAACGGGGCCCTCTACCCCCCCGGGACCAACGGGGGGCCAGGGGGGGTCCTGAAGGAGACGGGGGAGctgagcctctgctgctccgacagcaggggggaggaggaggaggaggaggaggaagaggaggaagaggaggaagaggagagcccCTCCACAGAGTCGCTGCTGGAAACCTCCAAGTTTGAAA tccccaGCCCTGACCTGAGCTTCCAGCCCGACGAGCACCTGGAGGTCTACGTGTCTGCGGCGGAGAACCCGAGCCACTTCTGGATCCAGATCCTGGGGGTCCGCTCGCTGCAGCTGGACAAGCTGACTGAGGAAATGACCCGGTTCTACGGCAGCGCCAGCCCCACC gaccaggccgTGGAGTCCCTGCTGGTCGGGGACATCGTGGCGGCGCCGTACCAGGACCACGGCACCTGGAACAGGGCCCGGGTCCTGGGCGTGCTGGACTCCGGCCTGGTGGACCTCTACTACGTGGACTTCGGGGACAATGGGGAGCTGCCCAGAGACGGCCTCCGGCGCATGAG GAGCGACTTCCTCAGCTTGCCCTTCCAGGCCATCGAGTGCAGTTTGGCCGACGTGAGGCCCAAAG GAGACACCTGGACCGAGGACGCCCTGGACCTCTTCGACCAGCTGACCCACTGCGCCCAGTGGAGACCCCTGCAGGCCAAACTGTGCAGCTACTCCCACTCCGAGGCCTCGTCCTGGCCCAGCGTCAGGCTCTACGACGACAGCCAGGGCAAG ATGCTGGACATCGGCGAGGAGCTGATTCTCCGGGACCACGCCGTCCGCTTCCAGGAGACTCTGGACGGGAAGACGGAGGGCGAGAACCTGGGCTGCCTGCAGAGGATGCTg gaggACGTGATCGGAGCATCGTCTGAGCTCAGTCtgtcctgcatcagtctgtcaG AAGCTGCGTCCATCTCGGGAAGCGTTGACGACGTGATCGAGGACGAGCTGCTCTGA